The following coding sequences are from one Sciurus carolinensis chromosome 11, mSciCar1.2, whole genome shotgun sequence window:
- the LOC124958272 gene encoding olfactory receptor 4P4-like: MEIQRNISEFILLGLSDNKNVQIFCFTLFLLCFVALLVGNFLILISILCSPLFHQPMYYFLSQLSFLDIYYASSVMPKLIGDLLEGNKTISYGYCMFQAFTMHFFGSIEIFIITTMAFDCYVAICRPLHYMMIINRTKCNFLILAAWVGRFSHSFPQLSMTMHLPFCGVNEINHYFCDIFPLLKIACIDTYRTSVHVLVSSGVMTLVVFVILFLSYAIILLTLRNHSAEGRHKALSTCASHILVVVLFFGSAIFSYLRPFTAFPEDKVVALFYTIIAPMFNPLIYTLRNTEMKNAMRKVWSHILFSKETYS, translated from the coding sequence ATGGAAATCCAGAGAAATATCTCAGAATTCATTCTTCTGGGGCTTTCTGATAACAAGAATGTGCAAATATTTTGCTTCACCCTGTTTTTACTCTGCTTTGTTGCCCTGCTGGTAGGAAACTTTCTGATTCTCATTTCTATTCTATGCAGCCCTCTTTTCCACCAACCCATGTACTATTTCCTTAGCCAGTTATCATTTCTGGATATCTACTATGCTTCCAGTGTTATGCCCAAATTGATTGGTGACCTGTTAGAGGGAAACAAAACCATTTCCTATGGTTATTGTATGTTCCAGGCCTTTACCATGCACTTCTTTGGCAGCATTGAGATCTTCATTATTACAACCATGGCCTTTGATTGCTATGTTGCCATCTGCAGACCTCTCCACTACATGATGATCATAAACAGGACAAAATGCAACTTCTTAATTTTAGCTGCCTGGGTTGGTAggttttcccattcttttcctcAATTATCTATGACAATGCACTTGCCTTTCTGTGGTGTAAACGAAATCAATCActacttttgtgatatttttcctttgctaaaaATTGCCTGTATTGATACCTACAGGACCAGTGTCCATGTGCTTGTCAGTTCTGGAGTCATGACATTAgttgtatttgttattttatttctttcttatgccataattttattgactTTAAGGAATCACTCAGCTGAAGGAAGACACAAAGCCCTATCTACCTGTGCATCTCATATCTTGgtggtagttttgttttttgggtctGCAATCTTTTCCTACCTTAGGCCCTTTACTGCTTTCCCTGAGGATAAAGTAGTTGCATTATTTTACACAATCATCGCTCCCATGTTCAATCCCTTGATatatactttgagaaatactgaGATGAAAAATGCAATGAGAAAAGTTTGGTCTCATATTCTGTTCTCAAAGGAAACATATAGTTAA